A region of Macrobrachium nipponense isolate FS-2020 chromosome 7, ASM1510439v2, whole genome shotgun sequence DNA encodes the following proteins:
- the LOC135217108 gene encoding uncharacterized protein LOC135217108, with protein sequence MMFLFITCLVFISEGMQDIKFWLQDPGASAKTSMKNVYVLCLLVACSVHAMPNVKNRIKAQDGAVRIPGRVHLPLKHRRVALLEEIDTKQNENLYKNLKFNGREVKRLVKPTENEDDGEDERATVKKNRSKRDVIPGLPEGFDLDINFDLDIPPKDLKRADIDFNIKVEALHPHRNKDGQ encoded by the exons ATGATGTTCCTGTTTATAACGTGTTTGGTTTTCATTTCCGAGGGAATGCAAGATATCAAATTTTGGCTACAAGACCCGG GTGCTTCTGCCAAAACAAGCATGAAAAATGTGTACGTGTTGTGTCTGCTGGTGGCCTGTTCT GTCCATGCGATGCCAAACGTTAAGAATCGAATAAAAGCTCAAGATGGCGCAGTTCGAATCCCAGGTAGAGTTCATTTACCCTTGAAACATCGCCGAGTTGCACTTCTCGAGGAAATCGAcacaaagcaaaatgaaaacttatataaaaatcTCAAATTCAATGGCCGTGAAGTGAAAAGATTGGTGAAGCCGACTGAAAATGAAGATGACGGAGAAGACGAGAGGGCAACTGTTAAAAAGAACAGGAGCAAAAGAGACGTCATACCTGGACTTCCTGAGGGCTTCGATCTAGACATCAACTTCGATTTAGACATCCCTCCCAAGGATCTCAAACGTGCTGACATTGATTTTAATATCAAAGTCGAAGCCCTGCATCCACACAGAAATAAAGACGGTCAGTGA